Genomic window (Corticium candelabrum chromosome 3, ooCorCand1.1, whole genome shotgun sequence):
gaatgaGTATATATACCTAATGATATATTGTCAGAAGGAGATACTcatgcatgcaacaacataaatttgcatacaacgttaaattaattaaatttatgagAAATCTGTCCTCGGCTGCATGCTAACTGTGTGAAttagatatacttcatgaatgcatacaataaattaattaactaacaataaatttaataatctAAACCTACCCCTGCAAAGAACGGGTCAATGAACTACTGCCTGTTCctcataagtgtgaactttgaaaatcatcaatatctccgaTGTTTCTTGGACTTCCGCGATGAtgtcggtatcgttagaaacgaCTAGGTCTGGCATTCTGTTTCAtgaaattatctaagcctttcctctAAACGAAACtggaaggataatacttttgcatatcaaagacaaacgggtggagcaatagttattatccaattatcttgtacgACGAATGGATCAGCaatggaaccatttaagataattggtgggAGCATGGTCGTGCTCTAGTGAGCACAGCTGGTgggacctctacttcattactcacctCCGAGTTCACACTCACGGGGAATCAGTCTGCCATGAGATGGAGATAATAGTAACTGTATATTTGCGAAGCCCGTAGGGAGGTCATGCATCCATACATGTGTACGCATCTATACATGCGCATGCATTTTCATTTTTCCAACGTGGCGAGAggcgtaggaatggcatctTTGTTGGGGTACCAACCTGGATGCCATTATTGGAGCTCCTCGTTTTCTTCACGATGGTCTGTTTTACTATATTTAGTGACCTTAGCTAAATGTAGGCTACTGATTGGACGGCCATGCATGGCCGGCCAAGGGCCCCCGCGGTTCCCACACCTATGATTAACCTCTTGATCATCGTGCACAAGCTGAGATCCATAGAGGTAATTACTCAGCAGTAGCTAGCTAGAGCGCAAAATGCACAAGATCTCTCTAGTCAACGCCAATAGGCCTATGCGCATTAGTAAGATTTCAATCAATCTTACCTACTCTGCAAATCTGTGGTGGGACCAATAAGGCGTTTAGCGTCTCAATTTCGAGTGTCACATTGCGTGTAGCTACCAAACATGGGAACGGGATGCAAACTCGCAATAGCTGAACTTGAGTGcaacgggcaccggacaagactagttcgagagagtctggggacgaggctaataATGAACCATGTACACTGATCTTCCAGTAggttgtttggtagattgCGCCGTCGTTTCTAGTGTTGACTAGAATCCGTTGGTGAGATTTGTTTAGACAGATGTTTTCTACAGATCCGAATGTAACTGACATAATGTCCTCACTGCCAACCAACAGTTAGCACAAACACGCGTAGTCATGGCTTACAACCTGCTTAGTAGTGGGTGCTTTTCACAGTCCTGCAGGTAATGCCATAGGTCCAACACAGAGCAACCTAAACAAAAACATTGGTGACTATTAAGTCATTAGCGCTCCCCACGACTGTATTCGCTGTTGACCACGACTCTAGGCTATATCCGTGTTTGGTCACCAGCAAATAGATAGCTTCATTGTCTAGCACGCAAATTCAGCTATTGCAAGTTTGCATCTCGTTCCCATGTTTACTATAGCTACACGTAATGTGACACTCGAAAATGAGACGCTAAACGCATTTTTTGGTCCTACCGGAGCCCTAGAGTTGTTGATTGAAAACTCTGCATGTTGTTCATTGAAAGACACGCCTATATTACTTTGCTGCATGCATAGCATTGCCTACTAATAGCTAAACTACGTCGTGATGAGCATGTGACATCCGTGGAGACACACGAGAACGATACGTTCGATTCTGATGAGAGTGAAAACGCTCGTAATCAAGACAACATATCGACGCAGCCACTTTCGTCGGAAACTACCGTGGATTCTGATTGTTGTTGGAGTAGTCACTATCCTCTACCTTCGAGTGTGTTTTGAAGCATCCCCCGACGTCTGCTGTACACTGAAATGGGAGTTGGTTTGTGGTACACGTACACGTAAACAACGCTGCACACATACTTTATGGGAACGCGTTGGTTGCAATTCAGAGCGTCCAATACTTCGCTGTAGCCAGTTTCTAAGTAAACATAATCCGGATGAACATCACTATGACGCAGTTGTGAAGACGTTCGATTCTCTGGTGTATCTAAATGGTTGTCCACATGACACTTGTTCATTGGTTGGCTCTTCAGGAAATTTGAAAAATCATGCTCATGGAAAAGTAATCGACGAAAATGAAGTCATTATTCGACTCAATAATCAACCAATCAGAGGATATGAGAAATATGTTGGGACACGTCCAGCTGATATTATGATATTAAATGATCATACTAATTGCTTCAGGAACACCAGCCACCCTACTCTGTATATCCGTTCTACAGACAGTCCTTTGAGGGAGAATGCAGTCATTATTAAAAAATGTCAATCAAATCGAATTGTGCCTTTGTACTCTCTGTCCAAGTATGTTCAACATCAAGCACAGATTATGTTGAAGGCTTATGCGGTGAGGTATAACATACAAAGAGAAGTAGTTGGTACTAAAGGCAACTACATCCATGCAACCAGCGGTTTCAAAGCTCTCGTTTTTAGCATGATGATATGCAGACAAGTTCATCTGTTTGGATTTGGGATGCAAGGAGCAAAGGCGTGGCATTATTATCCTCCTTATAGAAACTATACACCTCCTCACCACGAGACATCTTTAGAAATGA
Coding sequences:
- the LOC134177375 gene encoding type 2 lactosamine alpha-2,3-sialyltransferase-like, with protein sequence MRVKTLVIKTTYRRSHFRRKLPWILIVVGVVTILYLRVCFEASPDVCCTLKWELVCGTRTRKQRCTHTLWERVGCNSERPILRCSQFLSKHNPDEHHYDAVVKTFDSLVYLNGCPHDTCSLVGSSGNLKNHAHGKVIDENEVIIRLNNQPIRGYEKYVGTRPADIMILNDHTNCFRNTSHPTLYIRSTDSPLRENAVIIKKCQSNRIVPLYSLSKYVQHQAQIMLKAYAVRYNIQREVVGTKGNYIHATSGFKALVFSMMICRQVHLFGFGMQGAKAWHYYPPYRNYTPPHHETSLEMKIIQDIAKRNVKGNIFYFQNDLFGKLTIHF